One genomic region from Listeria monocytogenes encodes:
- a CDS encoding GNAT family N-acetyltransferase gives MEIKHYANNPKHLAELTDLINYCQNIEANLDIKMAEQADIFEIEDYYQKQGGQFWIALHDNKVVGSIALLPFDKETAILKKFFTYPEFRGNPVRLGQQLFDVFYTHYTANDFSRIILDTPENEKRSHYFYEKQGFQQITREALDIDYPFPDRNSRIYEQKKNRMK, from the coding sequence ATGGAAATTAAACACTATGCAAACAATCCAAAACATTTAGCGGAACTAACCGACTTAATCAACTACTGCCAAAACATCGAAGCAAATCTAGATATTAAAATGGCTGAGCAAGCAGATATTTTTGAAATTGAAGATTATTATCAAAAGCAAGGCGGTCAATTTTGGATTGCTCTGCACGATAATAAAGTAGTTGGCTCGATTGCACTCTTACCATTTGATAAAGAAACAGCTATTCTAAAAAAATTCTTCACTTATCCCGAATTCAGAGGGAATCCAGTGCGTCTTGGTCAGCAATTATTTGATGTTTTTTATACACACTACACCGCGAATGATTTTTCTCGGATTATTTTGGATACACCTGAAAATGAAAAACGCTCGCATTATTTTTATGAAAAACAAGGATTTCAGCAAATTACCCGAGAAGCTTTAGATATTGATTACCCTTTTCCTGATAGAAACTCGCGAATTTATGAACAAAAGAAAAATCGGATGAAATAG
- a CDS encoding LysR family transcriptional regulator — MDLKNLLTFKTILETGSFQEAARKLNYAQSTVTTQIQQLEQELQVKLFDKIGRKMLLTSAGSDLLPSVNQILETYNTMKNYSNNAELKGELRIAVPESILTYQMQSILKEFHEKAPNVKLYLKTLNCFEIPYEVENGLVDLGIYYDVDEKSNQITKSKLGSHAISIIASAQKEIESINFFNENKEFDVSFLSNDVNSIYQKHFEAMVKERNITLNHRIEAGSIESIKRCVINNLGIAVFPNFVFEEELGKGLIRKVPSPLDSQEIATVYSYHGKRWMSPNLTYFIELLETRKGEF, encoded by the coding sequence ATGGACTTGAAAAATTTACTGACCTTTAAGACGATTTTAGAAACGGGAAGTTTTCAAGAAGCTGCTCGAAAATTAAATTATGCTCAATCCACTGTAACTACACAAATCCAGCAATTAGAACAAGAGCTTCAAGTTAAATTATTTGATAAAATTGGTCGGAAAATGCTTTTGACATCTGCAGGTAGCGATTTGTTGCCTTCTGTGAATCAGATACTTGAAACATACAACACCATGAAAAACTATTCAAATAATGCGGAGTTAAAAGGTGAATTACGGATTGCCGTCCCCGAAAGTATACTCACATACCAAATGCAGTCCATTTTAAAGGAATTCCATGAAAAAGCTCCCAATGTAAAATTGTATTTAAAAACGTTAAATTGCTTTGAAATTCCGTACGAGGTTGAAAATGGTTTGGTTGATTTAGGTATTTATTACGATGTTGATGAAAAAAGTAATCAGATTACGAAAAGTAAATTGGGGTCGCACGCTATTTCTATAATTGCGAGTGCTCAAAAAGAGATAGAGTCCATAAATTTTTTTAATGAAAATAAAGAATTTGATGTCTCTTTTTTATCGAATGATGTGAATAGTATTTATCAAAAACATTTTGAAGCGATGGTTAAAGAGCGGAATATCACCCTTAACCACCGAATCGAAGCAGGGAGTATTGAATCGATTAAACGATGCGTGATTAATAATTTAGGTATTGCTGTTTTTCCGAATTTTGTGTTTGAGGAGGAGCTTGGAAAAGGGCTGATACGCAAGGTCCCAAGTCCTTTGGATAGTCAGGAAATAGCAACGGTTTATAGTTATCATGGAAAAAGATGGATGTCGCCGAATTTGACATATTTTATTGAGTTGTTGGAAACGAGAAAAGGGGAGTTCTGA
- a CDS encoding DUF998 domain-containing protein has translation MKFLKKHGFYFLLLAVLSDFLTPYILGIFYPELNQMTRVMSVFGDVASPVRGAFLVWSVVSGVFFVLALPAIYQSVVKTSRTLAILLASAIGLYGIGDCIFTGLFSIDTEQASWTFSTWVHNIGSGLGYAGFLIFPLFLVILYRKTGDKSRSNVYLVLLIVSLLSAGVYGLARIPAVNDLPVLDKIGFCQRISFFFNYLPIVIFGIDRIRKP, from the coding sequence ATGAAATTTCTAAAAAAACACGGCTTTTACTTCTTACTACTCGCTGTTCTAAGTGATTTCCTAACACCCTACATACTCGGAATCTTTTACCCAGAATTAAACCAAATGACGCGGGTTATGAGTGTGTTTGGGGATGTGGCTAGTCCGGTGCGGGGAGCGTTTTTGGTTTGGTCGGTGGTGTCTGGGGTGTTCTTTGTGCTCGCTTTGCCGGCGATTTATCAGAGCGTTGTTAAAACTTCGCGGACTTTGGCGATTTTGCTTGCTTCTGCGATTGGTTTGTATGGGATTGGCGATTGTATTTTTACGGGGTTGTTTAGTATTGATACGGAGCAGGCGAGCTGGACGTTTTCGACTTGGGTGCATAATATTGGCTCGGGGCTTGGTTATGCGGGATTTTTGATTTTTCCGTTGTTTCTGGTCATTCTTTACCGGAAAACTGGCGATAAATCCCGCAGCAATGTCTACTTAGTTTTACTCATTGTTAGTTTGCTGTCGGCTGGTGTTTATGGGCTTGCGCGGATTCCTGCTGTGAATGACTTGCCAGTTTTAGATAAAATTGGTTTTTGTCAGCGGATTAGTTTCTTTTTTAATTATTTACCGATTGTTATTTTTGGAATTGATCGGATTAGAAAACCCTAG
- a CDS encoding BglG family transcription antiterminator, which produces MTISERQRSLLEKLNDSQKTVTAKALSEMLGVSSKTVRNDIMQINQSFSSTIIASKAGKGYFLMPNEQLSQMNLTKNNENLHFELLRHIIEQDHTNFYDLADQFFISESTLARIIKELNIVIAEKDESLCIIRKNNELLTEGGEEEKRRIFNLFLNQEIENHQLSLDKYADYFDYCNLKQLSELIIAYHKKHEFFMNDFSTISFILHIAVLIERISMGSYIERTALLEQDKTSLEMAAHLAETLENELQINIPTQELSYIARLYSGKLTTTSTIDAQVFGSVVTRLLEAVDQNFHIDFSADEKIATYLVAHISALYKRANHKQYLTNPLTEELKNKFPFIYNVSVYASAFIQKELAITFPDDEIAYIALHFLSASETINHGKKRKILLVSPYGAGSQRLVHNQLKKIPDFSIDLLVSQSIFDIKQFILDKEIHLIITAEPLNLTTDIPVYHYDLLLTEADLQKIKHILETKPKADSISRKFFKKELFFPKQNFKSKEETITFLCEQLTAFDYCDPDYVAKVFEREQLSSTCYGNYYAIPHAIQRSAKKNAVAVCSLDKPIDWGGNRVKLVLLLTMKEERDNSFEELFGQLVTILNERSFVKKLAKQEDFQQFIELCEQKTLDS; this is translated from the coding sequence ATGACTATTTCAGAAAGGCAACGTTCATTGTTAGAAAAGCTTAACGACAGCCAAAAGACAGTAACAGCAAAAGCACTTTCAGAAATGTTAGGCGTTTCTTCCAAAACTGTGCGAAATGACATTATGCAAATTAACCAGTCATTTAGTTCCACAATCATCGCATCAAAAGCTGGAAAAGGCTATTTTCTAATGCCAAACGAGCAGCTTTCACAAATGAATCTAACCAAAAATAACGAAAATCTACATTTTGAATTATTACGCCATATTATCGAACAAGATCATACTAATTTCTATGATTTAGCGGATCAATTTTTTATTAGTGAATCGACGTTAGCTCGTATTATTAAAGAGCTTAACATCGTTATCGCTGAAAAAGATGAGTCGCTTTGTATTATTCGAAAAAACAACGAACTACTAACCGAGGGCGGTGAAGAAGAAAAACGACGCATCTTCAACCTGTTCCTCAATCAAGAAATCGAAAACCATCAATTAAGCCTTGATAAGTACGCCGATTACTTTGATTACTGCAATCTAAAACAACTTTCCGAGCTCATTATTGCCTACCACAAAAAGCACGAATTTTTCATGAATGATTTCTCGACGATTTCGTTCATCTTGCATATTGCTGTTTTAATTGAGCGAATCAGTATGGGCAGCTATATAGAGCGAACCGCTTTACTCGAGCAAGATAAAACTAGCCTTGAAATGGCAGCGCATCTAGCAGAAACGTTAGAAAATGAACTACAAATCAATATCCCAACCCAGGAACTAAGCTATATCGCCCGGCTTTATTCCGGCAAACTAACGACAACTTCCACCATTGACGCGCAAGTTTTTGGCAGCGTTGTCACTCGGCTCCTTGAAGCAGTGGATCAAAACTTCCATATCGACTTTTCAGCTGACGAAAAAATAGCCACCTATCTAGTGGCCCACATTTCAGCCCTTTACAAAAGAGCCAATCATAAGCAATATTTAACGAACCCGCTCACCGAAGAATTAAAAAACAAGTTTCCATTTATCTACAACGTCAGTGTTTATGCCTCTGCCTTTATCCAAAAAGAGCTCGCGATTACTTTCCCAGATGACGAAATCGCCTATATCGCGCTGCATTTTCTGTCCGCTTCGGAAACAATCAACCACGGCAAAAAGCGAAAAATCCTCCTAGTTTCCCCGTACGGCGCGGGCAGCCAACGCTTGGTTCATAACCAACTAAAGAAAATACCAGATTTTTCGATTGATTTACTCGTTTCTCAGTCAATTTTCGACATCAAGCAATTCATCCTAGACAAAGAAATCCATTTAATTATCACCGCCGAACCATTAAACTTAACAACCGACATCCCGGTCTATCATTACGATTTACTTTTAACAGAAGCAGATTTACAGAAGATCAAGCACATTTTAGAAACTAAGCCCAAAGCCGATTCGATTTCCAGAAAATTTTTCAAAAAAGAACTGTTCTTTCCAAAACAAAACTTCAAATCAAAAGAAGAAACCATCACCTTTCTTTGCGAGCAATTAACTGCATTTGACTACTGCGACCCCGATTACGTAGCAAAAGTATTCGAGCGCGAACAATTATCGAGCACCTGTTACGGCAACTACTACGCCATCCCGCATGCCATCCAGCGAAGCGCGAAAAAAAATGCCGTCGCCGTATGCTCACTTGATAAACCAATCGACTGGGGCGGAAATCGCGTCAAACTCGTCCTCCTGCTCACTATGAAAGAAGAACGCGACAACTCTTTTGAAGAATTATTCGGTCAACTCGTAACCATCTTAAACGAACGCAGCTTCGTCAAAAAACTAGCAAAACAAGAAGATTTCCAGCAATTTATCGAACTTTGCGAACAAAAAACCCTAGATTCTTAA
- a CDS encoding PTS sugar transporter subunit IIC, protein MRFNTISEKMDQYISPLANKLSQQRHLKATRDAFMSMLPITLFGSIPIILKAAPVTDDTQNGFLLGWANFAEKYDLILNWISGITLGAMSLYICVGITYYLCKHYHEDFLRPLMFSIAGFFMLVLNPIKMGWDGKEVDISFLDGRGILLSIFVAIVTVEGYHWMRKKNVGRITMPDSVPASLSETFAALVPGIILMTFFSIIFIIFNLLDTTAIQFLYEKMAPSFKAADSLPFTILSIFLVHLFWFFGVHDAALAGILGPIRDGNLSINAAEKMAGQDLTNIFTTPFWTYFVIIGGSGSVLALAFLMMRSKSKQLSTVGKVGFLPSIFGISEPLIFGTPLMLNPIFFFPFIFTSVFNGVITYLCMYFGIVGKTFAVFSWQMPAPIGAFLSTMDWRAIVLVFILIFLNGLMYYPFLKVYEKNLVALEKEAEEENIAAN, encoded by the coding sequence ATGCGATTTAATACCATTAGCGAAAAAATGGATCAATATATTTCCCCGCTGGCTAACAAACTTAGTCAGCAACGCCATTTGAAAGCAACCAGAGATGCCTTTATGTCCATGCTGCCAATTACATTGTTTGGTTCAATTCCGATTATTTTGAAAGCGGCTCCAGTAACAGATGATACGCAAAATGGGTTCCTGCTTGGCTGGGCTAACTTTGCTGAAAAATATGATTTAATCCTAAACTGGATTAGCGGAATCACACTTGGCGCCATGTCGTTATATATTTGCGTCGGTATCACGTATTATTTATGCAAACACTACCACGAAGATTTCTTACGCCCACTCATGTTTTCTATCGCCGGTTTCTTTATGCTCGTACTTAATCCAATCAAAATGGGCTGGGACGGCAAAGAAGTAGACATCAGTTTCCTTGATGGACGCGGAATACTACTTTCGATATTCGTCGCCATCGTTACCGTAGAAGGCTATCACTGGATGCGCAAGAAAAATGTCGGTCGAATAACCATGCCCGATAGCGTTCCAGCTTCCCTATCCGAGACATTCGCAGCTTTAGTTCCTGGTATCATTTTAATGACCTTTTTCTCGATTATCTTTATCATTTTCAACCTACTAGACACAACAGCCATCCAATTCTTATATGAAAAAATGGCGCCGAGCTTCAAAGCAGCCGATAGCTTACCATTCACGATTCTAAGTATTTTCCTAGTTCACCTATTCTGGTTCTTCGGTGTACACGATGCCGCACTTGCCGGAATTCTAGGCCCAATTCGTGACGGAAACCTTTCAATCAACGCCGCTGAAAAAATGGCTGGACAAGATTTGACGAATATTTTCACGACACCATTCTGGACGTATTTCGTTATCATCGGTGGTTCTGGTTCCGTTCTCGCACTTGCCTTTTTAATGATGCGGTCCAAGTCCAAACAACTAAGCACCGTCGGGAAAGTCGGCTTCTTACCTTCCATATTCGGAATTTCTGAGCCGCTCATTTTCGGAACACCACTAATGCTGAATCCGATTTTCTTCTTCCCGTTCATTTTCACATCCGTATTCAATGGCGTCATCACCTATCTTTGTATGTATTTCGGGATTGTCGGAAAAACGTTCGCCGTCTTCTCCTGGCAAATGCCCGCACCAATTGGAGCATTTCTATCTACCATGGACTGGCGAGCCATCGTTCTCGTATTCATCCTGATTTTCTTAAACGGCCTAATGTACTATCCATTCCTAAAAGTTTATGAGAAAAATCTCGTCGCTTTAGAAAAAGAAGCCGAAGAAGAAAACATCGCTGCTAATTAA
- a CDS encoding PTS sugar transporter subunit IIB, which translates to MKNIMLVCNAGMSTGMLAKKIEAASGNTLNVTAYSESEYTDYLDGVDLVLIGPQIRFLMPQIKQAVSVPVHAISPVKYGIMDGKGVYEDIQKLIGG; encoded by the coding sequence ATGAAAAATATCATGTTAGTTTGTAATGCTGGTATGTCTACAGGAATGCTTGCGAAAAAAATCGAAGCCGCTTCTGGCAACACATTAAACGTCACTGCTTATAGCGAATCCGAGTATACCGATTATTTGGACGGCGTCGACCTCGTTCTTATCGGGCCTCAAATCCGTTTCCTTATGCCACAAATAAAACAGGCCGTCAGCGTCCCAGTCCATGCCATTTCACCAGTAAAATACGGCATCATGGACGGAAAAGGGGTTTACGAAGACATCCAGAAATTAATAGGAGGATAA
- a CDS encoding glycoside hydrolase family 1 protein, which produces MNNNFLWGGATASYQCEGAWDVDGKAESMWDYYLHEAGLENGDVASDHYHRYEEDIRMMKEGGQNSYRFSLSWPRIIKNRQGDINLKGIEFYQNLLDTCKKYDIEPFVTLYHWDLPQYWEETGGWLDHDVCAAFEHYAKVCYDHFGDKITNWTTFNEPKWFVANGYKIGNYPPGYQDTQKTMIAAYNVMYASALGVKVFKEGGYPGQIGIVHSYTPVNGIDESIETKIAMRYADNYCNNWILDTAALGEFPVDLIAELAKSHDISFMKTDELQTIKQNTVDFIGLNYYSRTLVKPYTGGETQLQFNHSGKKGESKVLIKNWFEQVKDPANETTEWDTEIYPKGLQDGLIEAYERYQLPLYVTENGIGVREDVSVPQVDDAYRIAFMNDHINAIFNAIDAGCDVRGYYAWSPFDLYSWKNGVEKRYGLVAVDFENNQIRKPKASYYWFKEMIESQGKLIKRREF; this is translated from the coding sequence ATGAATAATAACTTTTTATGGGGAGGTGCAACGGCCTCTTATCAATGTGAAGGTGCTTGGGATGTGGATGGCAAGGCCGAATCGATGTGGGACTACTACTTGCACGAAGCAGGTCTTGAGAATGGCGATGTGGCGAGCGATCACTACCATCGCTACGAGGAAGACATTCGGATGATGAAAGAAGGCGGGCAAAATTCCTATCGTTTTTCCTTATCTTGGCCGCGAATTATTAAAAATAGGCAAGGTGACATCAACTTAAAAGGGATCGAATTTTATCAAAACTTGCTAGATACGTGTAAAAAATATGATATTGAGCCGTTTGTGACACTTTATCATTGGGATTTGCCGCAATATTGGGAAGAAACTGGTGGCTGGTTGGATCACGACGTTTGTGCTGCATTTGAGCATTATGCCAAGGTTTGTTATGACCATTTTGGCGATAAAATCACGAATTGGACCACTTTTAACGAGCCAAAATGGTTTGTTGCTAACGGATATAAAATCGGCAACTACCCGCCCGGCTATCAAGATACACAAAAAACGATGATTGCCGCTTATAATGTGATGTACGCGAGTGCTTTAGGCGTCAAAGTTTTTAAAGAAGGTGGCTATCCAGGGCAAATTGGTATTGTTCACAGCTACACGCCGGTGAACGGTATCGATGAAAGTATCGAAACGAAAATCGCGATGCGCTACGCTGATAACTACTGCAACAACTGGATTCTCGACACAGCCGCACTTGGCGAATTTCCGGTCGATCTCATTGCCGAACTAGCAAAATCGCACGACATCAGCTTTATGAAAACAGACGAACTACAAACAATTAAACAAAACACTGTCGACTTCATCGGCTTAAATTACTATTCGCGCACGCTTGTTAAACCATACACCGGTGGCGAAACCCAGCTACAATTCAACCACAGCGGTAAAAAAGGCGAAAGTAAAGTTCTCATCAAAAACTGGTTCGAACAAGTGAAAGATCCCGCCAACGAAACGACCGAATGGGACACAGAAATTTATCCAAAAGGCTTACAAGATGGCTTAATCGAAGCTTACGAACGCTATCAATTACCACTTTATGTGACGGAAAACGGCATTGGTGTTCGCGAAGACGTTTCGGTGCCACAAGTAGATGATGCCTACCGAATCGCCTTTATGAACGACCATATTAACGCCATTTTCAACGCAATCGATGCTGGTTGTGACGTTCGTGGCTACTACGCTTGGTCCCCGTTCGACCTTTATTCTTGGAAAAATGGTGTTGAAAAGCGTTACGGACTTGTGGCAGTTGATTTCGAAAACAACCAAATCAGAAAACCAAAAGCTTCCTACTACTGGTTCAAAGAAATGATTGAAAGTCAGGGAAAACTCATCAAACGAAGAGAATTTTAA
- a CDS encoding PTS lactose/cellobiose transporter subunit IIA, producing the protein MTDSNELTTELDSMAIILHAGNAKSCAFEALKEVKLQNIEAFTQKITEAKDEIKLAHRAHAELLRKLSSENRMREVDLLLVHAEGHLSSTDIAVEMIRELGEIYQWKWSLSNE; encoded by the coding sequence GTGACAGATAGCAACGAACTAACAACAGAACTCGATTCCATGGCAATCATCTTACACGCCGGGAATGCGAAAAGTTGTGCTTTTGAGGCACTGAAAGAAGTAAAACTGCAAAACATCGAAGCTTTCACGCAGAAAATTACTGAAGCGAAAGATGAGATTAAACTGGCGCACCGAGCGCACGCGGAACTTTTACGAAAACTATCTTCAGAGAACCGAATGAGAGAGGTGGATTTACTGCTGGTTCATGCGGAAGGTCACTTGTCTTCTACGGATATTGCCGTGGAAATGATTCGGGAACTGGGAGAAATTTATCAATGGAAATGGAGTTTATCTAATGAATAA
- a CDS encoding MrcB family domain-containing protein — MNLVALLKYMQENYGEQRTNYPMAGNEVAKKFKQGVKTAFETTLLGEDYEISASIGTGGWANVPWIAVHDKEISTSVQEGVNLVYLFTNDYQGVYLSLNQGYTYVNKNYKNTKLSLGKIARFWQENLSTLKSENSFTIDPINLGREESRYTDLVKGYESCNIYSKYYDIKDLGETDNDLLLQDLLQMLTVFKELKGHLMLDDKKGIEATIDFIINNGTFNELSEKAKSEKIVEIEKKRKLVLGKEETHSRNSVVKEEKVPYITKRDYAKEAIRNTEKGLQGEYLVINYERERLMKNTITKSYADKITHVAESGDGHGYDIISYDINPDAPNEVIEIYIEVKTTTGNRDAPFYLSDNELNVARIKGELYKIYRVYDYNTVPKLKIINNLFDETLEIKPINYIVKGVNQNDKHTKNQLPKNTL; from the coding sequence ATGAACTTAGTGGCATTATTAAAATACATGCAAGAAAACTATGGGGAGCAAAGAACCAATTATCCAATGGCTGGGAATGAAGTCGCAAAAAAATTTAAGCAAGGTGTTAAAACAGCCTTTGAAACCACCTTATTAGGAGAAGATTACGAAATATCTGCATCCATTGGTACAGGCGGTTGGGCAAATGTCCCTTGGATAGCTGTGCATGATAAAGAAATTAGCACAAGTGTACAAGAGGGAGTTAATCTAGTTTATTTGTTTACAAACGATTACCAAGGTGTTTATTTATCTTTAAATCAAGGATATACATATGTAAATAAAAATTATAAAAATACTAAATTATCTTTAGGGAAGATTGCTCGTTTTTGGCAAGAAAATTTATCCACGTTAAAATCTGAAAATAGTTTTACAATTGACCCAATTAACCTCGGCCGGGAGGAATCTCGTTATACTGATCTTGTGAAAGGTTATGAATCTTGTAATATTTACAGTAAATATTATGATATTAAGGATTTAGGAGAAACTGATAATGATTTATTATTACAAGATTTGCTGCAAATGCTTACTGTTTTTAAAGAATTAAAAGGTCATTTAATGTTGGATGACAAAAAAGGTATAGAAGCTACAATTGATTTCATAATTAATAATGGAACTTTCAATGAATTAAGCGAAAAAGCAAAATCAGAGAAAATCGTTGAAATAGAAAAAAAGCGCAAATTAGTTTTAGGTAAAGAAGAAACGCATTCAAGAAATTCGGTAGTTAAGGAAGAAAAAGTACCTTATATCACCAAAAGAGATTATGCGAAAGAAGCTATCAGAAATACAGAAAAAGGATTGCAAGGAGAGTATTTGGTAATTAATTATGAAAGAGAAAGGTTAATGAAGAATACTATTACAAAATCTTATGCAGATAAAATCACTCATGTTGCTGAAAGTGGTGATGGGCATGGATATGATATTATTTCCTATGACATAAATCCAGATGCGCCAAATGAAGTAATAGAGATTTATATTGAAGTTAAAACAACAACTGGAAATAGAGATGCTCCATTTTATTTATCAGATAATGAATTAAATGTTGCGAGAATAAAAGGTGAGCTTTATAAAATTTATCGGGTATATGATTATAATACAGTGCCAAAACTGAAGATTATTAATAATTTATTCGATGAGACCCTAGAAATAAAACCAATCAATTATATCGTAAAAGGAGTGAACCAAAATGACAAACACACTAAAAACCAGCTACCAAAAAACACCTTATAA
- a CDS encoding threonine aldolase family protein, with the protein MTNTLKTSYQKTPYKLGGNGPRNVGVLTEALQNIDDNLESDIYGNGAVIEDFETKIAKILGKQSAVFFPSGTMAQQIALRIWADRKENRRVAYHPLSHLEIHEQDGLKELQQITPLLLGTANRLLTIDDIKSLREPVSSVLIELPQREIGGQLPAFEELEKISEYCHEQGISLHLDGARLWEITPFYQKSAEEICALFDSVYVSFYKGIGGIAGAILAGNDDFVQEAKIWKRRYGGDLISLYPYILSADYYFEKRIGKMAEYFEAAKGLAERFNSCSGVKTVPEVPVSNMFHVYFENSADEIGAILTKIQDETGVGISGYLQEKSADVCAFEVSVGDAFAEISEGDLELVFECLEKELRL; encoded by the coding sequence ATGACAAACACACTAAAAACCAGCTACCAAAAAACACCTTATAAACTAGGCGGAAATGGCCCGCGCAATGTGGGTGTTTTAACAGAAGCACTTCAAAATATAGATGATAATTTAGAAAGCGATATTTACGGAAACGGTGCAGTTATTGAAGACTTTGAAACAAAAATCGCGAAAATTCTCGGGAAACAATCTGCGGTATTTTTCCCAAGTGGGACGATGGCACAACAAATCGCGTTAAGGATTTGGGCTGACCGGAAAGAGAATCGGCGCGTAGCATATCATCCGCTCTCTCATTTGGAGATTCATGAGCAAGATGGGCTAAAAGAATTGCAGCAAATCACGCCACTATTACTTGGTACAGCGAATCGGCTTTTGACAATTGACGATATTAAAAGTCTTCGCGAGCCAGTTTCTAGTGTGCTTATCGAACTTCCTCAACGAGAAATTGGTGGGCAACTACCTGCTTTTGAAGAGCTTGAGAAGATTTCGGAGTATTGCCATGAACAGGGTATTTCGTTGCATCTGGACGGGGCGCGGTTATGGGAAATTACGCCGTTTTATCAGAAGTCTGCGGAAGAAATTTGTGCGCTGTTTGATAGTGTGTATGTGTCGTTTTATAAAGGGATTGGCGGGATTGCTGGGGCGATTTTGGCTGGGAATGATGATTTTGTGCAAGAGGCGAAAATCTGGAAACGACGGTATGGCGGGGATTTGATTAGTCTGTATCCATATATTTTGTCCGCGGATTATTATTTTGAAAAACGGATTGGGAAAATGGCGGAGTATTTTGAAGCGGCGAAAGGATTGGCTGAGCGATTTAATTCGTGTTCGGGCGTGAAGACTGTGCCGGAAGTGCCGGTTTCTAATATGTTTCATGTTTATTTTGAGAATTCGGCTGATGAGATTGGGGCGATTTTGACGAAGATTCAGGATGAAACTGGCGTTGGGATTTCGGGGTATTTGCAGGAGAAATCAGCGGATGTTTGTGCGTTTGAGGTTTCGGTTGGGGATGCGTTTGCGGAGATATCGGAGGGAGATTTAGAATTAGTTTTTGAATGTTTGGAGAAGGAACTTAGACTATAA
- a CDS encoding DUF1433 domain-containing protein, with translation MKHQEQEKKDQAFFNDQKEKITIYLKYNIPDFNTVTFTNEEFNPIGISIDGYINNDKNLSFTAGKDVKIFSCSEELDKMFKEPRNGYDEIIEKEETSLETPREKVRSIDEILSELKSYEDQVITRNKI, from the coding sequence ATGAAGCATCAAGAACAAGAAAAAAAAGACCAAGCTTTTTTTAATGACCAAAAAGAAAAAATCACAATATATCTTAAATACAATATTCCAGACTTTAATACAGTTACTTTCACCAATGAAGAATTTAATCCTATTGGCATAAGTATTGATGGATACATAAATAATGATAAAAACCTGAGTTTTACTGCAGGTAAAGACGTCAAAATATTTAGTTGCTCTGAAGAACTAGATAAAATGTTTAAAGAGCCTAGAAATGGTTATGATGAAATTATAGAAAAAGAAGAGACATCCTTAGAAACACCTCGAGAAAAAGTTAGGTCAATTGATGAAATCCTATCTGAACTAAAATCTTATGAAGATCAAGTAATCACTCGAAATAAAATATAA